The Triticum aestivum cultivar Chinese Spring chromosome 3A, IWGSC CS RefSeq v2.1, whole genome shotgun sequence genome includes a region encoding these proteins:
- the LOC123062971 gene encoding F-box protein At5g49610 — translation MAEPAGERAKPLLPGLPDEISVWEILLRLPPKCVLRCRAVCPVWRRATSARGFLLAHHARQPVLHLLYGYDFVGDDIESLSIVPFDHRAGVAAADQLHSVARLAHDSSRLHDCFLLEACCDGLLIVSVQYPPKLSICNPATRQLAPLPQLDGFMLLGMYPHPPTGEYRLLLYLLPTDLAPEAHDGSYVFTLGSGQPPRHIACPEAKELRHSPESILFRGCLHWCIGNLMMAFDTIAESFRQDYEGEVWTFKYRVELPIAEIKEQFGKSVDYWDVVAVPWDDDVLLLVKFDDCLLQVDIHGKLVASFCRRGLGPTNLRIKQTLVQHAFFPTLEGYVVNSLPFV, via the exons atggcggagcCCGCAGGAGAACGAGCGAAGCCTCTCCTCCCTGGCCTCCCGGATGAGATCTCCGTCtgggagatcctcctccgcctgCCCCCCAAATGCGtcctccgctgccgcgccgtcTGCCCCGTGTGGCGCCGCGCCACCTCCGCCCGCGGCTTCCTCCTCGCCCACCACGCCCGCCAGCCCGTCCTTCACCTCCTCTACGGCTACGACTTCGTCGGCGACGACATCGAGTCCCTGAGCATCGTCCCTTTCGACCACCGGGCAGGGGTCGCCGCCGCCGACCAGCTCCATTCCGTCGCTCGACTTGCACACGACTCCTCCCGTCTTCATGACTGCTTCCTTCTCGAGGCCTGCTGCGACGGCCTCCTCATCGTTTCTGTTCAGTATCCGCCGAAGCTCTCCATCTGCAACCCGGCAACTCGTCAGTTGGCACCCCTTCCGCAGCTTGATGGCTTCATGCTCCTGGGGATGTACCCTCACCCTCCTACTGGCGAGTACCGACTACTGCTATACCTGCTCCCCACGGATCTGGCACCGGAAGCTCATGATGGCTCCTACGTCTTCACACTGGGCTCCGGCCAGCCGCCGAGGCACATAGCGTGCCCTGAGGCCAAGGAACTGAGACACTCCCCCGAGTCTATCCTGTTTCGTGGTTGTCTGCATTGGTGCATAGGCAATCTGATGATGGCATTTGACACTATCGCTGAGTCGTTCCGGCAG GACTACGAAGGCGAGGTCTGGACCTTCAAATACCGGGTTGAGCTGCCGATCGCAGAGATCAAGGAGCAATTTGGAAAGTCTGTTGATTATTGGGATGTGGTGGCCGTGCCTTGGGATGATGATGTGCTCCTACTGGTCAAATTTGATGACTGTCTGCTTCAGGTTGACATTCATGGCAAATTGGTTGCCAGTTTCTGTCGCAGAGGCCTTGGTCCTACAAATCTTCGGATCAAGCAAACTCTTGTTCAACATGCCTTCTTTCCGACACTAGAGGGTTATGTTGTGAACTCTTTGCCTTTCGTCTGA